The Microterricola viridarii nucleotide sequence AGCGACCCGACCCTCCCGATCTGGACCAACAACGACGGCACCCGGGTCGAGAGCGGCTCCCGCTTCGTCGACCTGCTCGTCGGCCAGGTCTCGTCCCCCGTGCGCTGGGACCTCTGCATGGAGTCCTTCGCGGCGGCCGGCGTCACCGGCATCATCGAGCTGGCCCCGGCCGGCGCGCTCACCGGCCTGGCCAAGCGCGCCCTCCGCGGCGTTCCCACCGTCGCCATCAAGACCCCCGATGACCTGCCCGCGGCGTTCGAGCTCCTCGACAACGCGTAGTCTCACACTCCTCCACAGCAGATCGGCTTTCAGACCATGACCCGTCCCACCCTGCAGCAGTCGCACGGCCCGGCCCACACCCGCATCTACGCGGTCGGCGCGGCGCGCGGCTCCGTCGCCGTCACGAACGACGACATCGCCGGGCCCATCGACTCCTCCGACGAGTGGATCCAGCAGCGCACCGGCATCATCACCCGCACCCGTGCGACCGCCGACGTCTCGGCGCTGGACCTGGCCACGGATGCCGCCCGCGAGGCGATCGAGCGCAGCGGCATCGCCCCCGAGCTCATCGACGCCGTCATCGTCGCCACCATCAGCAACACGCAGCAGTCGCCGTCGATGGCCGCCGTCGTCGCCGACCGGGTCGGCGCGAACCCCGCCGCCGCCTACGACGTCAACGCCGCCTGCGCCGGGTACGCCTACGCCGTCGCCCAGGCCGACGCCCTGATCCGCGCGGGCGTCGCCCACTACGCGCTCGTCATCGGCGCGGAGAAGCTCTCCGACATCGTCGACCCCACCGACCGCAGCATCTCGTTCCTGCTCGGCGACGGCGCGGGCGCCGTCGTCATCGGCCCGAGCGACTTCGCCGGCATCTCCCGCACCGTCTGGGGGTCCGACGGCTCCAAGGCCGCCGCGGTCGGCATGAACCACACGCTGGTCGAGTACCGTGACGGCGCCGCCGAGTGGCCCACGCTCCGCCAGGAGGGCCAGACGGTCTTCCGCTGGGCCGTCTGGGACATGGCGAAGGTGGCCAAGGAGGCCCTCGCCGCCGCCGGCATCACCGCCGACGACCTCGCCGCCTTCATCCCCCACCAGGCCAACATGCGCATCATCGACGAGTTCGCCAAGCAGCTGAAGCTGCCGGAGAGCGTGGCCATCGCCCGCGACATCGCGACGACCGGCAACACCTCGGCGGCGTCGATCCCGCTGGCCACCCACCGCCTGCTCGAGGAACACCCCGAGCTGAGCGGCGGCCTCGCCCTGCAGATCGGCTTCGGCGCCGGCCTGGTCTTCGGCGCACAGGTCGTGGTGCTGCCCTAACAGTCCTGCCGTCCCCCTAAACTAGGTGGCGGTCAAACGAAACACCCCCCTCAAGGAGAAAACACATGGCATTGTCCACCGAAGAAGTTCTTGCCGGCCTGGCCGAGCTCATCAACGACGAGACTGGCATCGCGACCGACACGGTTGAGCTGGGCAAGTCGTTCACCGACGACCTCGACATCGACTCGATCTCGATGATGACGATTGTCGTCAACGCTGAAGAGAAGTTCGACGTCAAGATCCCCGACGAAGAGGTCAAGAACCTCAAGACCGTTGGTGACGCTGTCACCTTCATCGTCGGAGCCCAGGCTTAAGACCCCTTTCCCCGTCTGGCGGGTCGGCTCAGCCCGACCCGCTTGACCGGGCATGCCCGCTTGTTCCTCACTGCGTGGAGAGTTTGACCGTTATGACCAAAAAGATTGTTGTTACGGGTATCGGTGCGACGTCGCCCCTCGGCGGAACCGTATCCGAGACCTGGGAAGCGCTGCTCGCCGGCGTCTCCGGCGCCGAGACGCTCCCCTTCGAATGGGTTGAGCAGTACGAGCTTCCCGTGAAGTTCGCCGCCCGTGCGAAGGTTCGCCCCGAAGAGGTCCTCGACCGTCCTGTGGCGAAGCGCCTCGACCCCTCGGCGCAGTTCGCCCTGATCTCGGCCATGGAGGCGTGGGCGGATGCCGGCGCACCCGATGTCGCCCCGGAACGCCTGGGCGTCGACTTCGCCACCGGCATCGGCGGCATCTGGACCCTGCTCGACGCGTGGGACGTCCTCCGCGAGAAGGGCCCCCGCCGCGTCCTCCCCATGACCGTGCCGATGCTGATGCCGAACGCGGCCTCCGCGGCCGTATCGATGCACTTCGGTGCGCGCGCCTTCGCCCGCACCGTGGCCTCCGCCTGCGCCTCGAGCACCGAGTCGATCGTGAACGCCTACGAGCACCTGCAGGCCGGGTACGCGGACGTCGTCATCGCCGGCGGCACCGAGAGCGCCATCCACCCCATCACCATGGCCTCCTTCTCCTCGATGCAGGCGCTCTCCAAGCGCAACGACGACCCGTCGCACGCCTCCCGGCCCTACAGCGTCGACCGTGACGGCTTCGTCATGGGCGAGGGCGCGGCCAGCCTCGTGCTCGAGACGGAAGAGCACGCCCTGGCCCGCGGTGCGCGCATCTACGCCGAGGTCGCCGGCGGCGGCGTCACCGCCGACTCGTACCACATCACCGCCAACGACCCGGAGGGTCGCGGCGCGAGCCGCGCCGTCGAGATGGCGCTCGAGCTGGCCGGCGCCCGCCCGGAGGATGTCACGCACATCAACGCGCACGCCACGAGCACGCCCGTTGGGGACATCGCCGAGTACGCGGCGCTCAAGGCCGTGTTCGGTGAGCGCGTCAACGAGATCCCCGTGTCTGGCACCAAGGGCGCAACCGGCCACCTCCTCGGCGGCACCGGCGCGCTGGAGGCCATCTTCACGATCCTCGCGATCACGAACCGCGTGGCACCGCCCACGATCAACCTCACCACGCAGGACCCCGAGATCCCGCTGACCATCTCCGGCCAGCCGATCCCGCTCGGCGACGGCCCGCAGCTGGCCATCTCCAACTCCTTCGGCTTCGGCGGCCACAACGCCGTCGTCGCGTTCCGGAGCGTCTAGCCCCAGAACCCCGACGCTCAGAAGGCCCGCACGGTATTCCGCGCGGGCCTTCTGCGTCTGTGGGGTCAGCCGGTCTTGTGCAGCCAGACCACCGGGGCGAAGTCGCTGGCGTAGCGGTACACGTCCAGCTCGTCGTCCCACTCCTGGCCGAGGGCGAGGCGCAGCTCCCGGTGCAGCTCCAGCGCGTCGGTGCCGGCGCGCGCCATGGCCGAGCGGATCCGGTCCTCCGGCACGACCATGTTGCCGGCGCTGTCGATCTGCACCCAGACGATGCCGAGGCTCGGCGTGTGCATCCAGCGGGACCCGTCGGAGCCGCTGCCGGCATCCTCGGTCACCTCGAACCGCAGCTGCTCCCAGCCGTGCAGGGCGGAGGCGATGGCGGCGCCGGTGCCGCGCTCGCCCTCCCAGTAGAACTCGGTGCGCAGGGCGCCGTCGAGGGCGGGCTGCCCGGCCCAGTCGAAGTTCACGGCGCGCTCAAGGGCCCGGCCGACCGCCCATTCGACGTGCGGGCACATAGCCTTGGGCGCCGAATGGACATAGATGACTCCCCGTGCGGGGCTCGCCTGACGGGCTGTGGGTGCCGTCATGTTCTCTCCGTTTCCTCTGAGGTGCGTCTTCCCCAACGACCTCTGAAACGGCTTCCCCAACGGGCACTTCCCCGATTATGCCCTGAGAGTGCGGCCAGCGTCTAGCCTCTGCGGCCTAGCATGGGGCATGGCTGCGCCCCTTCTCCTGCTGCACGCGTGGGGTGAGACCGGCCGCTCCTTCGACCGACTGCTGCCCCTGCTGCCGCCCGGCGTGGGGGCGCGGGCCGTCGACCAGCGCTGGGACGACTCCGCGGCGCCGCGTACACTCGCCTCGCTGGCGGCGGAGGTGCTGGCCTTCATGGATGCCGCCGGGCTGCCGCGCGCCGTGCTGCTCGGCTCCTCGAGCGGCGGCTACGTGGCCCAGGAGGTGGCGGTGGCCGCGCCGGAGCGCGTGGCCGGCCTCGTGCTCGTCGGCACCCCGCGCAGCCTGCGCGGAAGGCCGGCGTTTGCCGGGGACGTCGAGCGGCTGACCGACCCGGTAGGCGCCGGCTGGGTGCGGCGCTCGCTGGACTGGTTTCCCCGCGTCCAGGCCGTGCCGCCGTGGTACATCGACGACAGGGTCTCGGACGGCGCCCGGATCCCGGCCAGGGTGTGGCGCGAGACGTT carries:
- a CDS encoding beta-ketoacyl-ACP synthase III, with protein sequence MTRPTLQQSHGPAHTRIYAVGAARGSVAVTNDDIAGPIDSSDEWIQQRTGIITRTRATADVSALDLATDAAREAIERSGIAPELIDAVIVATISNTQQSPSMAAVVADRVGANPAAAYDVNAACAGYAYAVAQADALIRAGVAHYALVIGAEKLSDIVDPTDRSISFLLGDGAGAVVIGPSDFAGISRTVWGSDGSKAAAVGMNHTLVEYRDGAAEWPTLRQEGQTVFRWAVWDMAKVAKEALAAAGITADDLAAFIPHQANMRIIDEFAKQLKLPESVAIARDIATTGNTSAASIPLATHRLLEEHPELSGGLALQIGFGAGLVFGAQVVVLP
- a CDS encoding beta-ketoacyl-[acyl-carrier-protein] synthase family protein; its protein translation is MTKKIVVTGIGATSPLGGTVSETWEALLAGVSGAETLPFEWVEQYELPVKFAARAKVRPEEVLDRPVAKRLDPSAQFALISAMEAWADAGAPDVAPERLGVDFATGIGGIWTLLDAWDVLREKGPRRVLPMTVPMLMPNAASAAVSMHFGARAFARTVASACASSTESIVNAYEHLQAGYADVVIAGGTESAIHPITMASFSSMQALSKRNDDPSHASRPYSVDRDGFVMGEGAASLVLETEEHALARGARIYAEVAGGGVTADSYHITANDPEGRGASRAVEMALELAGARPEDVTHINAHATSTPVGDIAEYAALKAVFGERVNEIPVSGTKGATGHLLGGTGALEAIFTILAITNRVAPPTINLTTQDPEIPLTISGQPIPLGDGPQLAISNSFGFGGHNAVVAFRSV
- a CDS encoding alpha/beta fold hydrolase; translation: MAAPLLLLHAWGETGRSFDRLLPLLPPGVGARAVDQRWDDSAAPRTLASLAAEVLAFMDAAGLPRAVLLGSSSGGYVAQEVAVAAPERVAGLVLVGTPRSLRGRPAFAGDVERLTDPVGAGWVRRSLDWFPRVQAVPPWYIDDRVSDGARIPARVWRETLTALCTAEPPTESGGVPLGAGIAAPPRNSARPAWQHPGAPGAA
- a CDS encoding DUF3145 domain-containing protein produces the protein MTAPTARQASPARGVIYVHSAPKAMCPHVEWAVGRALERAVNFDWAGQPALDGALRTEFYWEGERGTGAAIASALHGWEQLRFEVTEDAGSGSDGSRWMHTPSLGIVWVQIDSAGNMVVPEDRIRSAMARAGTDALELHRELRLALGQEWDDELDVYRYASDFAPVVWLHKTG
- a CDS encoding acyl carrier protein, which produces MALSTEEVLAGLAELINDETGIATDTVELGKSFTDDLDIDSISMMTIVVNAEEKFDVKIPDEEVKNLKTVGDAVTFIVGAQA